One window of Mastacembelus armatus chromosome 20, fMasArm1.2, whole genome shotgun sequence genomic DNA carries:
- the zbtb47b gene encoding zinc finger and BTB domain-containing protein 47 yields the protein MLIVEKTTDFPSAEFSLVEDVALHFTCLMDRLNEQRLFQPDLCDVDIVLIRQHSTFPAHKGVLAAYSPFFHSLFAQSKQLRRVDLSLDALTSQGLQQILNFIYTSKLLVSSRTVRDVLNAATLFQMSDIAASCRDLISSQSLRTTCTDMASQETLGSSDLAAAVMPTSQLYREIKQESELGRVYTREGSSPFSVRVEETGKTANQQKQYYQKEEGPGAVANTDTLCKVEGNGEESKTTDSHSSFNRDQIIVEVNLNNQTLNVSKGSEGKSVIVTETATMFSHCHDNERDSEDDDENEMKNDDTVEENDEDLKRGDILGQTSEEEDEDEEDEEEEENTLNIPGLEETAMLDKARRGTRALAMVGTTASMRQTLAEATLANQRPGGKRPLEAEGLGQKVRLEEKQHFPCKKCPRVFNNRWYLEKHMNVTHNRLQICNNCEKRFLLESELLLHQQTDCEKSIQNTRQRQRTQTQAIQTNRCGGCGTQDQATRGVETGVQCVTCGKVFKKLWSLHEHNKIVHGYAEKKFSCEICEKKFYTMAHVRKHMVAHTKDMPFTCETCGKSFKRSMSLKVHSLQHSGEKPFKCENCSERFQYKYQLRSHMSIHIGHKQFMCQWCGKDFNMKQYFDEHMKTHTGEKPYICEICGKSFTSRPNMKRHRRTHTGEKPYPCEVCGQRFRFSNMLKAHREKCFHISNPMVTDGSDPLGLNQPLAASVDSPSQVQLGMTLPATSVTTPTAASSPHPLHGTQLSLPLLHSMGGLPPTSHLPPPPPLFSAGFPTPPHTPPLQSLHNVLSFSKVYGKV from the exons ATG CTCATAGTGGAGAAGACCACAGACTTCCCCTCTGCTGAGTTCTCTCTGGTGGAGGATGTGGCTCTGCACTTCACCTGTTTAATGGACAGGCTGAATGAGCAGCGCCTCTTCCAGCCTGACCTGTGTGACGTTGACATCGTTCTGATACGTCAGCACAGCACCTTTCCAGCCCACAAAGGCGTGCTGGCAGCTTACAGCCCCTTCTTCCACTCCCTTTTTGCCCAAAGCAAACAGCTGCGGCGGGTGGACCTGTCACTGGACGCTCTGACCTCCCAGGGCCTGCAGCAAATTCTCAACTTCATTTACACCTCCAAACTACTGGTGAGCAGCCGGACAGTCCGCGACGTGCTTAACGCAGCTACCCTGTTTCAGATGAGCGACATTGCAGCCTCCTGTCGTGACCTGATCAGCAGCCAGTCCCTGAGAACCACCTGCACTGATATGGCCAGTCAGGAAACGCTTGGCAGCAGTGACCTAGCTGCTGCAGTGATGCCCACAAGTCAGCTGTACCGTGAGATCAAGCAGGAGTCGGAGTTAGGCAGGGTGTACACACGGGAGGGCAGCAGCCCATTTTCTGTCAGAGTGGAGGAGACAGGCAAGACGGCCAACCAGCAGAAGCAATACTACCAGAAAGAGGAGGGGCCAGGAGCTGTGGCCAATACAGATACTTTGTGCAAAGTAGAGGGCAATGGAGAGGAGTCAAAAACTACAGATAGCCACTCCTCCTTCAACAGAGACCAGATCATTGTTGAAGTTAACCTCAACAACCAGACCCTTAATGTGTCAAAGGGGTCAGAGGGCAAATCAGTAATTGTCACAGAGACAGCCACCATGTTTAGTCATTGCCATGACAATGAGAGAGATTcggaggatgatgatgaaaatgagATGAAGAATGATGATACAGTTGAAGAGAATGATGAAGACCTGAAGAGGGGAGACATTTTGGGGCAGACcagtgaggaggaagatgaagatgaggaggatgaagaagaggaggagaacacCTTAAACATTCCAGGCTTGGAGGAAACAGCCATGCTGGATAAAGCACGACGGGGAACCAGGGCTTTAGCCATGGTAGGTACCACAGCCTCCATGCGGCAAACGCTGGCAGAGGCCACACTAGCCAACCAGCGGCCAGGTGGAAAGCGACCTCTGGAGGCAGAGGGTCTGGGCCAAAAAGTGAGGCTAGAGGAGAAGCAACATTTCCCATGTAAGAAATGCCCTCGTGTCTTCAACAACCGCTGGTATCTGGAAAAACACATGAACGTCACTCACAACCGCTTGCAGATCTGCAATAACTGTGAGAAACGGTTCCTGCTGGAGAGTGAGTTGCTGCTGCACCAACAAACTGACTGTGAGAAAAGCATCCAG AACACCAGGCAAAGACAGAGGACCCAAACGCAGGCAATACAGACAAACAGGTGTGGTGGGTGTGGAACCCAAGACCAGGCAACAAGGGGAGTGGAAACAGGTGTACAG TGTGTAACATGTGGCAAAGTCTTCAAGAAACTGTGGTCGTTACATGAGCATAACAAAATCGTCCATGGCTACGCTGAGAAGAAGTTCTCCTGCGAGATCTGCGAGAAGAAGTTTTACACCATGGCTCATGTCAGAAAGCACATGGTTG CCCATACAAAGGACATGCCATTCACCTGTGAGACGTGTGGGAAGTCATTCAAGCGCAGCATGTCCCTGAAGGTTCATTCTCTGCAGCACTCAGGAGAGAAACCCTTCAAGTGTGAG AACTGTAGTGAACGCTTCCAGTACAAATACCAGCTGCGTTCCCACATGAGCATCCACATCGGACACAAACAGTTCATGTGCCAGTGGTGCGGAAAGGACTTCAACATGAAACAGTACTTCGATGaacacatgaagacacacactG gagagaagccatacatcTGTGAGATCTGTGGGAAAAGTTTCACAAGCCGACCTAACATGAAGCGGCACCGCCGCACCCACACTGGAGAAAAGCCTTACCCCTGTGAGGTCTGTGGCCAGCGCTTCCGCTTCTCCAACATGCTCAAGGCCCACAGGGAGAAATGCTTTCACATCAGCAACCCCATGGTTACTGACGGCAGTGACCCTCTCGGCCTCAACCAGCCTTTGGCTGCATCCGTTGACTCTCCCAGTCAGGTTCAGCTGGGGATGACACTCCCCGCCACATCTGTGACCACACCCACTGCTGCCTCTAGCCCCCACCCACTTCATGGCACCCAGCTGTCTCTACCCCTGCTGCACTCCATGGGGGGGCTGCCTCCCACGTCACATTTACCACCACCGCCTCCCCTCTTCTCTGCCG GTTTTCCAACACCACCTCACACACCACCTCTCCAGAGCCTGCACAACGTATTGAGCTTTTCCAAAGTGTATGGAAAAGTTTGA